The genomic window GGCACCCTCCTTATACATATTAAGGAATCTGAAAACTCTTCActcttttaaactgttttttgtTCTGCAAATAAGGACAGGTCAGTCTAACCACAAAGGAAACATTTACAAAAGGAACAAAGTAAATTAgcaagaaataaacccaaaatctgctttcagaaaatggaCTGTCTTGTCAGCACAGCTCAAGCAGAAGCCAACCCATCCATAAAGTAACACAAGCACGGAACCAGCACGGGTATGACATACCATGACTTCTCCAGTTTCATGCTCACGTAGAACAAAACTGAGCATTTCTGTCCTGGGGCCTGCCACCAAGCGCAGGTAGAGGGGACGTTCTCTGTCTGATAGCTTGCATGTATAAACTGCAGGAGAAGGAAATCAGAGTAATTATTATCTTTACTAACAATATTTCAAAAACTTTGAATGACTAACACTAGCTAATGTTAGAAAATCTCAGAGAGATGCAAGGGTAGCCACAAAATTTACACCTTGTACGCGTTAGTCTACATAATGGTTTTGAGTTAATGAGTTTCAGGGAGGAGATGAGCAGGTGACTGATGGTGACAGTGCAACACTGCATTCACATAGGAATGAAATGGCCTCCAGTCAACACAGTACACTACCTGAATACATGCAAGGGTAAAAAAaacaatgcaagaaaaaaatacaacacagaTCTGTTGCTATATATATCTAAGCATTTAAGATATCAGAGCTGCAGTAACACCATTCTGATactttttccactgaaaatctCAAACACAAAGTCTAAAAGATAACAGTGTCTGCCGGACATGGTGTGACTGACAGCCAGATACATGTGAACTCCTGAAACTGCTCTCAATGTCCATGGAAGAAGGCAGATTCTAAGAACAAGAACACAATGTTGGCAAAATGCAGCTTTCCTTAAAAACGTATTTTCCGTCTTCCTGTATTTCCAATCACAACCTCTAAAAGCAGCCAGTGAACTGGGAGGGCCATGTGCAGTAAttaacacacacaaacacatgtgCCAATGACAGTCATCACCTCGAGAGCTGAGGACCTGAGGCTCCTCAGACACCAGggtttctcattttaaaaatctatctTGTAATTTAATCTCACAACCCCACAGTGTATCAGGGTAGCTGAAATTTAGAGCCTTATAAGGTGGCATAAAAGAAAATGGACTTCAGGGCACAGGAGATCTGTGCAAATGTTTCAACAGGTGACTTTGTCTTTTGGGAATTATCCTGAAACATCCCCAAATTGTTTACTCTCCTATACATGCTACTTTTCgtaaggaaaaaagagagcaaGATTGTCATCTCCATTTATCTGAGTCCTCCCACCTGGCTTATTTTAACTATTACTGTAACACAACTCCCTCCCCAAGCCCCTCCATTACCAAAATGCCACAAGTTTTGCTTATACCTTGATCTTCCTTGTGACAGCGTTTATAAAGTGCAAACTTCGCAGGGTTGTCAGCCACAAAGAACTTTTTGAGCAAGGCCTCGATAACCTCACGCACAGTGTTGGTGCTGCTGATGTGCAGGGTATTCACGCAGCCGTCCGGCAAGTAAAAGGCAGTTTCGTTATTGCTGTGAGCAcacctgccctggctctgggagGACTGCACAGTGATCGGTCTGCATAGTTCCATCTGGACTTTGATGAAGCCAGTGTAAATCCCATTTGCATTCTGCAGCAAGAGCAAAGTACTGAACTGTTAAAATTAGCAATGACCAGTTGTGACATTAACAGTGGAGGAGGCAGATTAAAAAACTGGTATGAACAGAATTTAAATGCCACTGCAATATATGACATCTTGTAGGAAAGGTATGGCTTCAGTAATCAGTTATTCCTTCTGGTATATCTGCTGAATATTAATTTTGCTTACTAAAAActattgaatattttttcttattaataaCTGTTGAATTCTAAGAATATTAGGACCTCATCAAGCAAAAGGTACAAAATACTAGTGGTAAGTTTTCACATTAGGAGAGAACTATGAAGTGAAAAAGACCATTAACAGCCACCTTTAACAACAGATTTTgtgcagaaaatacagaaattatcTCCCCCCTTTTCTCTGTACTTGTCAACTTAATTTAAGACCTTTAGATGCCCAAATCCTGTTGcaatcaaaaacaaacaaaaaaatcacaataaatGCCAATCTATCAACATGCAAAACTATTTATTCCAGTTGCTTCTGAAAGACAAAACCGATCAAACCTTACTGAGCTAGAAAACTTCTGACAATCTGGTTTGAAGCATAGTAAGTCCTGATCCACACGGAAACACataacaaacatttttttagtACACAGTCATATGGTTTAGCATATAACAGAATTTCAAGATTTCCATATACACACACAGGAATACATCATGTAGAAAATCTGGACGGTGTAACAACTGAGTAACAGTTTGCCAAGCAGAGAGATGTGAGTTCTATTAGTATGGCCTTCAGTAGGCTGGACTGAGTATTTGACCAGGTTGGCAATCCTTGGAAATGAGAAGTCCATGTATTTCAGTCCATATTGTCTGTGCCCTcagggcagggggaaggaaagTCTCCTCATGCTGAAAATCTATATGACTACTCTGAAAATTAAGTCTCCTTTAATACATAAATGCACATTTTAACTTTCCTCATTGGTTGAGCATCTTGATCAGACACCCCCGACAAAAATTTACCTACACAAACAAGATAAATACATCTTCATTTTTACCATCTGAGCATTTTCATCTAACAAACCTACTTCTCAGTGTCCACTGACAGTTACACATGTTTCAAACTACATCCATTTGGTTTTACTACAGTTTGTTTTGATCCACATAAAAGAATTACGTAAGAACATTTCCAACATGAAAATTTCCAGAATCTAAGGAATTGTCTCTTACAAAATCATTAAAACAGAGACAATTTTGTATGTCAGGTGCTGAGAATAAAATGATTCACAATGTGCCACAAAGTTACAGCTCAATtgctccttttaaaaattacagttcTAGGCAAAACTTACCAAGGTCATCTTTAATTTATCAGTGACAGATGAATTATAGCTTTGTATCTTTTCTTTAACTTCTTCTTTGCTGAGATAAACATGAGGTTCCCTCTCCTTCTCAACATccttcaaaaacaaaagagacagcagtattaaaaagcaaaataaaattattttagattcTGGATATGAACATTCTTAGGTCTAATGGTAATTATTCCACAGAGGCTCAACATAGCAGTAATGAGAAGGGATTCACACGTTAAGCAAATCAAACAGAACACTTGGACTGAAGGGAGATGGGTTAAATCAACACACCCAAAAGACACCTGTCCCCTTTTTTGCCAGCTGTTTTCATTCAAAATTAGCACCAGTATGTAAAACAGCTCAGCTCATTTTATGGCTTGCTTTGCTCATGTCAGTGCCATGCCATACTGTTAAGAACACTGCTACAATTTTCATGGGACATTACTTGGGGGGGAAAAATAGGTATTTCTGAACAAATGAAGAGTATGTAAGAAAATAGCAGCACATACTAACAAGTAACACCAATGATCCCAGCATGTAGCAACAACACAACAGCATCCCTGAATTCCAACGCAACAGACAGTATGTTACGTACAGGGTCACTGCCTACTGCGCGAACCATCACAAGTAACTCTGCAGAGTTACACCAACTTCATGTTTTTTCCATGGGGAAAGCCCTATTTAGatttttcagctgctgcttttatgAGGTTGCTATGGATTTTACGTGCGGCAATAAAATACATCCCTGAAATTGgattttttccaaacaaacatTTGTTCCCAATCCATATTCCTGTAGCAAACCAGTGTTATAAATACACTGCAGTTTCTACCACTAGCACAAATGCCATATATAGTACGAAAGAGTTTCAGCTCTCAGCTTTAGTGATTTAAGACTTCACTTAGAAAAGGAGAAGCTTTGAAGAACCTCGATGCTTTCAGAGAACATCTGAACACATGGACAAACCACTGAGTCGCAGTGTACCATCTGTCCTCACAGGCACATCCCAACAGAGCCCATCCTGAGAAAGCAATTCCCTGACTTCAGTGGCCAGTCCTGTATCACAGTCTACTGGACACCACTCGGTACACACCTTTGCAGACACTTCAGTTTGCCAACACAGCCTCAAAAATGAGCACATCTGTTGTGGCAGTGGAAACTTCCATTTGCCAGAAAGAATCTGCAAAACTTCTTCTGTCTCCTAATTTAAAATCAGCCACTTTTAGCTCTTTTGGGcttagttttgcttttccttgatGCCATTTCACTAAATGATATGCTGGAGCAGAATTTTTTCCCATagttagaaaaagaaagatgtggTCTGAATAAAGAACTGCAAGCCGGAAACTTTTATTTCACAGATAAAGAAaccaaggcaaaaaaaggaacaCCAGTGAAATACAATTCTGCCATAAGTACAACTCTAAGACTGTGTAGCATCTTGCACAGCTGCCAGACCCCACCTAATATATTACAAATACCAGAttactgaacattttcagaattcaaaTCTCTATTCTCAGTAGAGAAATTAAGCCTTTTTTGCCCTCTTATTTTTCacccttcccctctcccaaaCTGCCATAGTAAGGACAGACACAGCTTTACCTCAACTGCCCACTTCATCTCCCCAAAAGCCCTTACAGCTCTGTAGTATTTTATTTGGGGGCAAACAAAGCAGgcacagaaggggaaaagaaagtgtATTACTAAAGACAGGAGACAGTCTGCAGACTTCTGGTATTGGCCATCCACATGATGGATTTCAAGAATAGAAGCTTTAACATGGAACGTTCCCAGTCTGTGTAACTGCAGACAAATCCCTTCACACGGATACCAGCCAAGACTCACCTCTCAGAGACAAGGCCATTGTGGAGTTCATACCTCTCCAATTCATTAACACTATAGATACCAAACTTCCAGTAATGGGCACCtcagttttaat from Pithys albifrons albifrons isolate INPA30051 chromosome 3, PitAlb_v1, whole genome shotgun sequence includes these protein-coding regions:
- the RASSF3 gene encoding ras association domain-containing protein 3 isoform X2, with protein sequence MDCLAPHDTLDSSCSNGQDVEKEREPHVYLSKEEVKEKIQSYNSSVTDKLKMTLNANGIYTGFIKVQMELCRPITVQSSQSQGRCAHSNNETAFYLPDGCVNTLHISSTNTVREVIEALLKKFFVADNPAKFALYKRCHKEDQVYTCKLSDRERPLYLRLVAGPRTEMLSFVLREHETGEVMWEAFSIPELKNFLRILDKEENDQLQILKNRYAAYRGKLEEALRGVLKPG
- the RASSF3 gene encoding ras association domain-containing protein 3 isoform X1, whose protein sequence is MTWTSSMSSGYSSLEEEESEEFFFTARTSFFRRPPGKTRAAPQDVEKEREPHVYLSKEEVKEKIQSYNSSVTDKLKMTLNANGIYTGFIKVQMELCRPITVQSSQSQGRCAHSNNETAFYLPDGCVNTLHISSTNTVREVIEALLKKFFVADNPAKFALYKRCHKEDQVYTCKLSDRERPLYLRLVAGPRTEMLSFVLREHETGEVMWEAFSIPELKNFLRILDKEENDQLQILKNRYAAYRGKLEEALRGVLKPG
- the RASSF3 gene encoding ras association domain-containing protein 3 isoform X4; its protein translation is MTLNANGIYTGFIKVQMELCRPITVQSSQSQGRCAHSNNETAFYLPDGCVNTLHISSTNTVREVIEALLKKFFVADNPAKFALYKRCHKEDQVYTCKLSDRERPLYLRLVAGPRTEMLSFVLREHETGEVMWEAFSIPELKNFLRILDKEENDQLQILKNRYAAYRGKLEEALRGVLKPG
- the RASSF3 gene encoding ras association domain-containing protein 3 isoform X3, translated to MLQDVEKEREPHVYLSKEEVKEKIQSYNSSVTDKLKMTLNANGIYTGFIKVQMELCRPITVQSSQSQGRCAHSNNETAFYLPDGCVNTLHISSTNTVREVIEALLKKFFVADNPAKFALYKRCHKEDQVYTCKLSDRERPLYLRLVAGPRTEMLSFVLREHETGEVMWEAFSIPELKNFLRILDKEENDQLQILKNRYAAYRGKLEEALRGVLKPG